Proteins encoded within one genomic window of Brachybacterium muris:
- a CDS encoding cytochrome ubiquinol oxidase subunit I, whose amino-acid sequence MEALDLARWQFGITTVYHFIFVPLTIGLSLLVAMMQTVAVRSKDPVRKDAWTRLTKFFGSMLIVNFGIGIATGIVQEFQFGMNWSEYARYVGDVFGAPLALEGLLAFFLESVFLGLWIFGWNKLPEKIHLLTIWMVAIGTMLSAYFIIAANSFMQHPVGAMLNPETGRAELDPSQGSILSVLTNVTTLAAFPHVISGAWLVASAFVTGVAGWHMVRHHNKARQLGLDSVDGAEHNLMSRNVFRPAVRFGVVAMFISAVVLVVSGDFQAKIMFEQQPMKMASAEALCETQSGAPFSILTVGGPDAFAADCDSVTHLIEVPYVTSILATYDPNATLQGVDDLNAQYKEQFGETTTDIFGNEVEADYRPNLFVTYWSFRLMIGLAAFSAIVAFWALWVTRGKGENARTTGSKAFAWFTVLAIPMPFLANSAGWVFTEMGRQPWVVHPNPLDPTVRLMTIQGVSSNPGWMVLTSLVTFTLLYGVLAVVWFYLMRKAALKGIPIPQRDEQTDELDTPAISFGY is encoded by the coding sequence ATGGAAGCCCTCGACCTGGCACGGTGGCAGTTCGGAATCACCACCGTGTACCACTTCATCTTCGTACCACTCACGATCGGTCTGTCGCTGCTGGTGGCGATGATGCAGACCGTCGCCGTGCGGTCCAAGGACCCCGTCCGCAAGGACGCCTGGACCCGCCTGACCAAGTTCTTCGGCTCGATGCTGATCGTCAACTTCGGCATCGGCATCGCCACCGGCATCGTCCAGGAGTTCCAGTTCGGGATGAACTGGTCCGAGTACGCCCGCTACGTCGGTGACGTGTTCGGCGCACCCCTGGCCCTCGAAGGCCTGCTGGCGTTCTTCCTGGAGTCGGTGTTCCTGGGGCTGTGGATCTTCGGCTGGAACAAGCTGCCCGAGAAGATCCACCTGCTCACCATCTGGATGGTGGCGATCGGCACCATGCTCTCGGCGTACTTCATCATCGCCGCGAACTCCTTCATGCAGCATCCTGTGGGCGCCATGCTGAACCCCGAGACCGGTCGCGCCGAGCTCGACCCCTCCCAGGGCTCCATCCTCTCGGTCCTCACCAACGTCACCACGCTGGCGGCGTTCCCCCACGTGATCTCCGGTGCCTGGCTGGTGGCCTCCGCCTTCGTCACCGGCGTGGCCGGCTGGCACATGGTGCGCCACCACAACAAGGCCCGCCAGCTGGGTCTGGACTCCGTGGACGGTGCCGAGCACAACCTCATGAGCCGCAACGTGTTCCGTCCCGCCGTGCGCTTCGGCGTGGTGGCCATGTTCATCTCGGCCGTGGTGCTGGTGGTCTCCGGCGATTTCCAGGCCAAGATCATGTTCGAGCAGCAGCCGATGAAGATGGCCTCGGCCGAGGCGCTGTGCGAGACCCAGTCCGGTGCGCCGTTCTCCATCCTCACCGTGGGCGGCCCGGACGCGTTCGCGGCCGACTGCGACAGCGTGACCCACCTGATCGAGGTCCCTTACGTCACCTCGATCCTGGCCACCTATGATCCGAACGCCACCCTGCAGGGCGTGGACGACCTCAACGCCCAGTACAAGGAGCAGTTCGGCGAGACCACCACCGACATCTTCGGCAACGAGGTCGAGGCCGACTACCGCCCCAACCTGTTCGTCACCTACTGGTCCTTCCGCCTGATGATCGGCCTGGCCGCGTTCAGCGCCATCGTGGCCTTCTGGGCGCTGTGGGTCACCCGTGGCAAGGGTGAGAACGCCCGCACCACCGGCTCCAAGGCCTTCGCCTGGTTCACGGTGCTGGCGATCCCGATGCCGTTCCTGGCCAACTCCGCCGGCTGGGTGTTCACCGAGATGGGCCGACAGCCCTGGGTGGTCCACCCCAACCCGCTGGACCCGACGGTGCGCCTGATGACTATCCAGGGCGTCTCCTCCAACCCCGGCTGGATGGTGCTCACCTCCCTGGTGACCTTCACCCTGCTGTACGGGGTGCTCGCCGTGGTGTGGTTCTACCTGATGCGCAAGGCCGCCCTCAAGGGCATCCCCATCCCGCAGCGTGACGAGCAGACCGACGAGCTCGACACCCCGGCCATCTCCTTCGGGTACTGA
- the cydB gene encoding cytochrome d ubiquinol oxidase subunit II produces MDMIDPTLLQTLWFALIAFFFLGYFLLEGFDFGVEMNVLALGKGDTERRGTIISTIAPIWDGNQVWMIVAGASIFAAFPEWYASLFSGFYLALLLLLVMLIVRVCAFKYRAKHDSPTWTRTWDWVHILSGFLPALLWGVAFANIVKGVAIDPNSWVTTSLLGLLNPFGLLGGVVFVLLFWLHGTLYLTLRTVGELRAGANRLAGMLVWPTIIAGAVFLIWYQLAYSNSALTWLPLLVAAVALVAVAVLNRMRREGAAFMASLTAIGGAGVTLFGGLFPYVLPATNDAANSLTVAGASSSEHTLLVMTIAVVVFMPIVLAYQFWAIRVFRHRIGSEDDPQPPSLTERARDAYREAFDQDAPRPRAES; encoded by the coding sequence ATGGACATGATCGATCCGACCTTGCTGCAGACGCTGTGGTTCGCGCTGATCGCCTTCTTCTTCCTGGGCTACTTCCTGCTGGAGGGTTTCGACTTCGGGGTGGAGATGAACGTCCTCGCCCTGGGCAAGGGGGACACCGAACGTCGCGGCACCATCATCTCGACCATCGCCCCGATCTGGGACGGCAACCAGGTGTGGATGATCGTTGCCGGCGCTTCGATCTTCGCCGCTTTCCCGGAGTGGTACGCCTCCCTGTTCTCCGGCTTCTACCTGGCGCTGCTGCTGCTCCTGGTGATGCTGATCGTGCGGGTGTGCGCCTTCAAGTACCGCGCCAAGCACGACAGCCCCACCTGGACCCGAACCTGGGACTGGGTCCACATCCTCTCCGGCTTCCTGCCGGCGCTGCTGTGGGGCGTGGCCTTCGCCAACATCGTCAAGGGCGTCGCGATCGATCCCAACAGCTGGGTGACCACGTCGCTGCTGGGTCTGCTGAACCCGTTCGGCCTGCTGGGTGGGGTGGTGTTCGTGCTGCTGTTCTGGCTGCACGGCACCTTGTACCTCACTCTGCGCACGGTGGGTGAGCTGCGGGCGGGAGCGAACCGTCTGGCCGGGATGCTGGTCTGGCCCACCATCATCGCCGGTGCGGTGTTCCTGATCTGGTACCAGCTGGCCTACTCCAACTCTGCCCTCACCTGGCTGCCCTTGCTGGTGGCGGCGGTGGCCCTGGTGGCGGTGGCAGTGCTGAACCGGATGCGCCGGGAGGGCGCGGCCTTCATGGCCTCCCTGACGGCGATCGGAGGGGCGGGTGTGACGCTGTTCGGTGGCCTGTTCCCGTACGTGCTGCCGGCCACTAACGATGCCGCCAACTCGCTCACGGTCGCGGGCGCCTCCTCGAGCGAGCACACGCTGCTGGTGATGACCATCGCCGTGGTGGTGTTCATGCCGATCGTGCTGGCCTATCAGTTCTGGGCCATCCGGGTGTTCCGCCACCGCATCGGCAGCGAGGACGACCCCCAGCCGCCCAGCCTGACCGAGCGCGCACGCGACGCCTACCGAGAGGCCTTCGACCAGGACGCTCCTCGGCCCCGCGCGGAGAGCTGA
- the cydD gene encoding thiol reductant ABC exporter subunit CydD, giving the protein MTTSISRPPSPPAAGTVGASVPAPARRASRAPLDPRLVREVRAARMHVARTAALGLVQAACVIVTALVIGHLGAELLVHRRLPQSAPLLLGLLALALVVRAAAVLVEQRTAHRAATDAIAQLRSRIVSHAARLGPRGSAGRGADLTALATTGVENLRPYLVGYVPQLLLSLTVTPLCLVTIGLLDLTSALIALFTLPLIPLFMILVGKLTVGRSEKLLADMRTMWAQMLDLVDGLPTLRALGREKGPEKVVRSLGDRHRASTMGSLKYAFLSGMVLELLATLCVALIAVSIGMRLVYGHMDLAPALAVLVLAPEVYQPLRNVGSQYHSSTDGLAAVTASFEVLDEPVAPDGTVEAPDLRTATLALRGVTVHSRDGLAPHLADVTIRPGRVLALTGASGSGKTTAVQVLLGLLEPDEGRAEVIAADGTTTDVRELRRRSLWDQVALLPQRPVLPPGTIRSVLTSTRPDATETEIEHAASVAGLDPVITERGWDADLGRAGAGISLGERQRLSLARAMLSPAPLVVLDEPTAHLDGATEQVVLDLIADLRSQGRTVLVIAHRSRLVDIADDVAEVHAS; this is encoded by the coding sequence ATGACCACCTCGATCTCGCGCCCGCCCTCCCCGCCCGCCGCGGGGACGGTGGGCGCGTCCGTTCCCGCACCCGCCCGTCGCGCCTCCCGGGCGCCCCTGGACCCGCGACTGGTGCGCGAGGTGCGGGCGGCCCGCATGCACGTGGCACGCACGGCGGCGCTGGGCCTGGTCCAGGCCGCCTGCGTGATCGTCACGGCCCTGGTGATCGGGCACCTCGGCGCGGAGCTGCTGGTGCACCGCCGGCTCCCCCAGTCCGCCCCCCTGCTGCTGGGACTGCTGGCCCTGGCACTGGTGGTCAGGGCGGCGGCGGTGCTGGTGGAGCAGCGCACCGCGCACCGGGCCGCCACCGATGCGATCGCCCAGCTGCGCTCCCGGATCGTGTCCCACGCAGCCCGCCTGGGACCGAGGGGCTCCGCCGGCCGCGGCGCGGACCTCACGGCCCTGGCCACCACCGGCGTGGAGAACCTCCGCCCCTACCTGGTGGGCTACGTCCCGCAGCTGCTGCTGAGCCTCACCGTGACCCCGCTGTGCCTGGTCACCATCGGCCTGCTGGACCTCACCAGCGCCCTGATCGCCCTGTTCACCCTGCCGCTGATCCCCCTGTTCATGATCCTGGTGGGCAAGCTGACGGTGGGCCGCTCCGAGAAGCTGCTGGCAGACATGCGCACCATGTGGGCGCAGATGCTGGACCTGGTGGACGGCCTGCCCACCCTGCGGGCCCTCGGCCGGGAGAAGGGCCCGGAGAAGGTGGTGCGCAGTCTCGGTGACAGGCATCGCGCCTCCACCATGGGCTCGCTGAAGTACGCCTTCCTCTCGGGGATGGTGCTGGAGCTGCTGGCCACCCTGTGCGTGGCGCTGATCGCGGTGAGCATCGGCATGCGCCTGGTGTACGGGCACATGGACCTGGCGCCGGCACTCGCGGTGCTGGTGCTGGCCCCGGAGGTGTACCAGCCGCTGCGCAACGTGGGCTCCCAGTACCACTCCTCCACCGACGGCCTGGCCGCGGTGACCGCCTCCTTCGAGGTGCTCGATGAGCCCGTGGCCCCCGACGGCACCGTCGAGGCCCCGGACCTGCGCACCGCCACCCTCGCTCTGCGCGGGGTGACCGTGCACTCCCGGGACGGCCTGGCACCGCACCTGGCCGACGTCACCATCAGGCCCGGCCGGGTGCTGGCCCTGACCGGTGCCTCCGGCTCCGGAAAGACCACCGCCGTGCAGGTGCTGCTGGGCCTCCTGGAGCCCGACGAGGGCCGCGCCGAGGTGATCGCCGCCGACGGCACCACCACCGACGTGCGCGAGCTCCGCCGTCGCTCCCTGTGGGACCAGGTGGCACTGCTCCCCCAGCGGCCCGTGCTCCCCCCGGGCACCATCCGCTCCGTGCTCACCTCGACCCGCCCCGACGCCACCGAGACCGAGATCGAGCACGCCGCCTCCGTGGCCGGGCTGGACCCCGTGATCACCGAGCGCGGCTGGGACGCGGACCTCGGCCGCGCCGGAGCCGGCATCTCGCTGGGGGAACGCCAGCGACTGTCCCTGGCCCGCGCGATGCTCTCCCCCGCTCCCCTGGTGGTGCTGGACGAGCCCACCGCGCACCTGGACGGCGCCACCGAGCAGGTGGTGCTGGACCTCATCGCCGACCTGCGCTCCCAGGGCCGCACCGTGCTGGTGATCGCGCACCGCTCCCGCCTGGTGGACATCGCCGACGACGTGGCCGAGGTGCACGCATCATGA
- the cydC gene encoding thiol reductant ABC exporter subunit CydC, whose translation MTTQRTPASPDAATSPDIALRRAEHALEIPRARLATAVLTACATLAVAFALAAVSAYLVTRAWTMPPVLDLTVAVVMVRALGVARGVFRWLDRMTTHSVALRGVVSLRTNLFTALASRTDDALTRLRRGDLLARIGDDAQELADHVIKAIVPGIVSVVMFAVVLATIMPMSILAGLTMAASLVLASVLAPLAAYRASRISQDAVVTTRSQVSASALEILDDATSLRMDGRLDDALEALTQEQTAHDAAIDRAALPGAVASAAVPASMVLAVLGSLLAAGSAWLDGGASAGQIGVLLLLPLSSFEAATALPAAAAQYARSRAAAVRLDAVVGPGDAMGVNSATAPAEQPAPARAAHLRTVCLTAGWTPDAPRVRNLELDLAPGSRLAVVGASGSGKSTLLATLAGLLSPLSGSVQLDGTDIASLPPHAVRERVTMFAEDAHVFATSLRENLRVVRGDLDDDTALHALAAVGLDDWVAQLPRGLDTLLGPDGTTVSGGERRRLLLARAVIRGRGVLLLDEPTEHLDTARGDALLCSLLTPGDESLVPTGTTVVVVTHRTEAIPTTTPVLRIEPGARTALDCPRTARGRTETQEDR comes from the coding sequence ATGACCACCCAGCGCACCCCTGCGTCCCCGGACGCCGCCACCTCGCCGGACATCGCCCTGCGGCGCGCCGAGCATGCGCTGGAGATCCCCCGGGCGCGCCTGGCCACCGCCGTGCTCACCGCCTGCGCGACCCTCGCCGTTGCCTTCGCCCTGGCCGCGGTCTCCGCCTACCTGGTGACCCGCGCCTGGACCATGCCGCCGGTGCTGGACCTCACCGTGGCCGTGGTGATGGTGCGGGCCCTGGGCGTGGCACGCGGCGTGTTCCGCTGGCTGGACCGCATGACCACCCACTCCGTGGCCCTGCGGGGCGTGGTCTCCCTGCGCACGAACCTCTTCACCGCCCTGGCCTCCCGCACCGACGACGCCCTGACCCGCCTGCGCCGCGGCGACCTGCTGGCCCGCATCGGCGACGACGCCCAGGAGCTCGCCGACCACGTCATCAAGGCGATCGTGCCCGGCATCGTCTCGGTGGTCATGTTCGCGGTGGTGCTGGCCACCATCATGCCGATGTCGATACTGGCGGGCCTGACCATGGCCGCGTCCCTGGTGCTGGCCTCGGTGCTGGCCCCGCTGGCCGCCTACCGCGCCTCCCGCATCTCCCAGGACGCGGTGGTGACCACCCGCTCCCAGGTCTCCGCGAGCGCCCTGGAGATCCTGGACGACGCCACCAGCCTGCGGATGGACGGCCGCCTGGACGACGCCCTGGAGGCCTTGACCCAGGAGCAGACCGCGCACGACGCGGCGATCGACCGGGCCGCCCTGCCCGGCGCCGTGGCCTCGGCCGCGGTGCCCGCCTCCATGGTGCTGGCGGTGCTGGGATCGCTGCTCGCCGCCGGCAGCGCGTGGCTGGACGGCGGAGCCTCCGCCGGTCAGATCGGCGTGCTGCTCCTGCTGCCGCTGTCGTCCTTCGAGGCGGCCACGGCCCTGCCCGCGGCCGCTGCCCAGTACGCCCGCTCCCGGGCCGCCGCCGTGCGGCTGGACGCGGTGGTGGGCCCCGGGGACGCGATGGGGGTCAACAGCGCCACGGCCCCTGCCGAGCAGCCCGCACCCGCGAGGGCGGCGCACCTGCGCACCGTGTGCCTCACCGCCGGCTGGACCCCGGACGCCCCGCGCGTGCGGAACCTGGAACTGGACCTGGCTCCCGGCTCCCGCCTCGCGGTCGTCGGGGCCTCCGGCAGCGGGAAGTCCACCCTGCTGGCCACCCTCGCGGGGCTGCTGTCGCCCCTGTCCGGCTCGGTGCAGCTGGACGGCACCGACATCGCCTCCCTGCCGCCCCACGCGGTGCGCGAGAGGGTCACGATGTTCGCCGAGGACGCCCACGTGTTCGCCACCAGCCTGCGGGAGAACCTGCGCGTGGTGCGGGGGGACCTGGACGACGACACCGCCCTGCACGCGCTTGCCGCCGTGGGCCTGGACGACTGGGTGGCGCAGCTGCCCCGCGGCCTGGACACCCTGCTGGGTCCGGACGGCACCACCGTCTCCGGGGGCGAACGCCGTCGGCTGCTGTTGGCCCGTGCGGTGATCCGGGGCCGCGGCGTGCTGCTGCTGGACGAACCCACCGAGCACCTGGACACCGCCCGTGGCGATGCTCTGCTGTGCTCCCTGCTCACCCCCGGTGACGAGTCGCTGGTGCCGACGGGCACCACCGTCGTGGTGGTCACCCACCGCACCGAGGCGATCCCGACCACCACCCCCGTGCTCCGCATCGAGCCCGGTGCACGTACCGCTCTCGACTGCCCCCGCACTGCCCGTGGCCGCACCGAGACCCAGGAGGACCGATGA
- a CDS encoding sensor histidine kinase, whose protein sequence is MTKDLQPPARADRPRVQDLASAVLAGGDTEDLLELLVASSRTDLAPGTAVLVMPLESGTWTVEMAEGPEAAELLGLLIDPQSAPGRALAAGDDDALETIGSLRLPEDAPEPARALLAIVDAAEHGYGFLAVIRSDEHQDLAFTIADRERLDALAGLIALALRAPTLGTGEVDDERSRIARDLHDLAIQELFAVGMELEALTDALASPGEGLTNSRIRSSVATSVQGVENAVAQIRQIVQSLRRERSEATLSERLRHEAGLATAGLGFVPTLRLPPHPSPLDAELPGEIAEDVVAVVRECLANAARHAHASAVAVSVSVFNEGVDRVVQVNVSDNGRGIDPTVTRRSGLANMSSRARRHSGWVDAFNLEPGTMISWRVTLPPQ, encoded by the coding sequence ATGACCAAGGACCTGCAGCCCCCCGCCCGCGCGGACCGTCCCCGGGTGCAGGACCTCGCCAGTGCGGTCCTGGCCGGCGGTGACACCGAGGACCTGTTGGAGCTGCTGGTGGCCTCGTCCCGCACGGACCTCGCACCCGGCACCGCGGTGCTGGTGATGCCGCTGGAATCGGGCACCTGGACGGTCGAGATGGCCGAGGGCCCGGAGGCCGCAGAGCTGCTGGGGCTGCTCATCGACCCGCAGAGCGCCCCCGGTCGGGCACTGGCAGCCGGGGACGACGACGCGCTGGAGACCATCGGCTCCCTGCGGCTGCCCGAGGACGCGCCCGAGCCGGCACGCGCCCTGCTGGCCATCGTGGACGCCGCCGAGCACGGCTACGGATTCCTCGCCGTGATCCGTTCGGACGAACATCAGGATCTCGCGTTCACCATCGCGGACCGGGAGCGACTCGATGCGCTGGCGGGGCTGATCGCCCTGGCACTGCGAGCCCCCACCCTGGGCACCGGGGAGGTCGACGACGAGCGCAGCAGGATCGCCCGCGATCTCCACGACCTCGCCATCCAGGAGCTGTTCGCCGTCGGCATGGAACTGGAGGCCCTCACGGATGCTCTCGCCTCCCCCGGGGAGGGGCTCACCAACTCACGGATCCGCAGCTCGGTGGCCACCTCCGTGCAGGGCGTGGAGAACGCTGTGGCGCAGATCCGTCAGATCGTGCAGTCCCTGCGCCGAGAGCGCAGCGAGGCCACCCTGTCGGAGCGACTGCGGCACGAGGCGGGGCTGGCCACGGCCGGGCTGGGCTTCGTGCCCACGCTGCGCCTGCCTCCCCACCCCTCCCCGCTGGATGCCGAACTGCCCGGTGAGATCGCGGAGGACGTCGTCGCGGTCGTCCGTGAGTGCCTGGCCAATGCCGCGCGTCATGCGCACGCCAGTGCCGTGGCGGTCTCGGTGAGCGTGTTCAACGAGGGTGTGGACCGGGTGGTGCAGGTGAACGTCTCGGACAACGGCCGGGGGATCGACCCCACGGTGACCCGCCGCAGCGGCCTGGCCAACATGTCCAGCCGGGCACGGCGTCACTCCGGGTGGGTGGACGCGTTCAACCTGGAGCCGGGCACCATGATCTCGTGGCGGGTGACGCTGCCCCCGCAGTGA
- a CDS encoding response regulator, with translation MLVDDHEVVRRGIVTAIDSSAALTVVGEASSVVEATRRLPAIRPDVLVVDLQLPDGTGIDVMRAARELNPEQDMLVLTSFDDDAALRESRAAGAAGLILKSARSKDIVSAIETVHGGGTVWANGSAEDEPELSESDRRIVELIGDGHSNREIAEQIGIAEKTVKNRVTVILQTLGMQRRTQVAAMVAARRRAGWK, from the coding sequence ATGCTGGTGGACGACCACGAGGTGGTGCGGCGCGGCATCGTCACCGCGATCGATTCGAGCGCTGCCCTCACCGTGGTGGGCGAGGCGTCCTCCGTGGTCGAGGCCACGCGCCGGCTGCCCGCGATCCGCCCCGACGTCCTGGTGGTGGACCTGCAGCTGCCCGACGGCACCGGCATCGACGTGATGCGTGCGGCCCGTGAGCTGAACCCTGAGCAGGACATGCTGGTGCTCACCAGCTTCGACGACGACGCGGCCCTCAGGGAGTCCCGCGCCGCCGGTGCTGCCGGGCTGATCCTGAAGTCGGCCCGCTCCAAGGACATCGTCAGCGCCATCGAGACGGTCCACGGTGGCGGCACCGTGTGGGCCAATGGCAGCGCCGAGGACGAGCCGGAGCTGTCCGAGTCCGACCGTCGCATCGTGGAGCTGATCGGTGACGGCCACTCCAACCGGGAGATCGCCGAGCAGATCGGCATCGCCGAGAAGACGGTCAAGAACCGCGTCACCGTGATCCTGCAGACCCTCGGCATGCAGCGCCGCACCCAGGTGGCCGCCATGGTCGCCGCCCGCCGCCGCGCCGGCTGGAAGTGA
- the mutM gene encoding bifunctional DNA-formamidopyrimidine glycosylase/DNA-(apurinic or apyrimidinic site) lyase produces the protein MPELPEVEVVRRGLLPHTIGRTVQRVEVLDPRILRRQVGGADRLREAVEGNRLTALVRRGKFLWWRLDESGADVGQALVTHLGMSGQWRVRQNSTATVLPPADSEGPAPDPRRHRRVTLHLDSGSAIDLIDQRIFGGLWTSPLIEASDGALAGAGSPDHLLPADAAGIARDLLDPAADLPAIARSIRSRRSAIKTLLLAQDLVSGIGNIYADEALWAARTRFDTPGSALTQRRTLAILRAAQDVMERALEHGGTSFDALYVNVDGRSGYFARSLHAYGRAGEPCTRCGKLIRRTVHQGRSSHHCPGCQRPPTAVGRPSATARSRKDPQ, from the coding sequence GTGCCCGAACTGCCCGAGGTGGAGGTGGTGCGGCGCGGGCTGCTGCCCCACACCATCGGCCGTACCGTCCAGCGCGTCGAGGTGCTGGACCCGCGGATCCTGCGCCGCCAGGTGGGCGGCGCGGACCGCCTGCGCGAGGCCGTGGAGGGCAATCGGCTCACCGCCCTGGTGCGGCGCGGCAAGTTCCTGTGGTGGCGTCTGGACGAGTCCGGCGCCGACGTCGGCCAGGCCCTGGTGACCCACCTGGGAATGAGCGGCCAGTGGCGCGTGCGTCAGAACTCGACCGCGACCGTGCTGCCCCCTGCCGATTCGGAGGGCCCGGCCCCCGATCCGCGGCGCCACCGCCGCGTCACCCTCCACCTGGACTCCGGCAGCGCGATCGACCTGATCGACCAGCGCATCTTCGGCGGCCTGTGGACCAGTCCTCTCATCGAGGCATCCGACGGCGCCCTCGCCGGGGCGGGAAGCCCCGACCACCTGCTGCCCGCCGACGCCGCCGGCATCGCCCGGGACCTGCTGGACCCCGCCGCGGACCTCCCCGCCATCGCCCGCTCCATCCGCTCCCGCCGCAGTGCGATCAAGACGCTGCTGCTGGCGCAGGACCTGGTCAGCGGCATCGGCAACATCTACGCCGACGAGGCCCTGTGGGCGGCCCGCACCCGCTTCGACACCCCCGGCAGTGCACTCACCCAGCGGCGCACCCTCGCGATCCTCCGCGCCGCTCAGGACGTGATGGAGCGGGCCCTGGAGCACGGAGGAACCAGCTTCGATGCCCTCTACGTCAACGTCGACGGTCGCAGCGGATACTTCGCGCGCTCCCTCCACGCGTACGGACGGGCAGGCGAACCATGTACGCGGTGCGGTAAGTTGATCCGGCGGACTGTGCATCAGGGACGATCGAGTCATCATTGCCCCGGATGCCAGCGCCCACCCACAGCAGTCGGCCGTCCCTCGGCGACGGCACGATCCAGGAAGGACCCTCAGTGA
- the rnc gene encoding ribonuclease III, with the protein MARSRRTTPAADPARLLRSLPLDGAQSADLAESGLLDLALTHRSFAYENNLTTHNERLEFLGDAVLQLAVTEELYAAHPGLPEGDLARRRAATVNTRALALIASRVDLGAYVKLGRGEDLSGGRSKASILADTTEAVIGAVHLSCGQDVSRRFVLDLLRPLLDSDEFLEAGYDFKTRLQEIAAETATVPVYRITETGPEHQKVFTATVSVPQVVTASGEGPSKKDAELVAAQHAVRAVLSQRGETLIPRG; encoded by the coding sequence ATGGCGAGATCCCGCCGCACCACCCCCGCCGCAGACCCGGCACGCCTGCTGCGCTCCCTGCCGCTGGACGGTGCCCAGAGCGCTGACCTGGCGGAGTCCGGCCTGCTGGACCTGGCGCTGACCCACCGCTCCTTCGCCTACGAGAACAACCTCACCACCCATAACGAGCGACTCGAGTTCCTGGGTGACGCCGTGCTGCAGCTGGCCGTCACCGAGGAGCTCTACGCCGCCCATCCAGGCCTCCCCGAGGGCGACCTGGCCCGTCGTCGTGCGGCCACCGTCAACACCCGGGCCCTGGCGCTGATCGCCTCCCGGGTGGACCTCGGCGCGTACGTGAAGCTGGGGCGGGGGGAGGACCTCTCCGGCGGCCGCTCCAAGGCCTCGATCCTCGCCGACACCACCGAGGCCGTGATCGGTGCCGTGCACCTGTCCTGCGGGCAGGACGTCTCCCGCCGCTTCGTGCTGGACCTGCTGCGCCCGCTGCTGGACTCCGACGAGTTCCTCGAGGCCGGGTACGACTTCAAGACCCGCCTGCAGGAGATCGCCGCGGAGACCGCCACCGTCCCGGTGTACCGGATCACGGAGACCGGCCCCGAGCACCAGAAGGTCTTCACCGCCACCGTCAGCGTGCCCCAGGTGGTGACCGCCAGCGGCGAGGGCCCCTCGAAGAAGGACGCCGAACTGGTGGCCGCTCAGCACGCCGTGCGGGCCGTGCTCTCCCAGCGCGGCGAGACCCTGATCCCGCGAGGCTGA
- a CDS encoding YceD family protein → MTSPDAMATPFDSDLRFDAVDLIGRTGSHRHVERTVSATAREAGGPPMQVPEGDPVAVEAELESVVEGIYVHGTVEAHLVGECSRCLDPVGDDVSARIDELFMYPEKVRADEREDTVMLEGEQVDVGPLARDALALEADDRPLCRPDCPGLCPQCGFRMEDDPDHEHDVIDTRWAALQGLLAEGADEGSADTASTEDRDGPASEGAADRDGGQEARD, encoded by the coding sequence ATGACCTCCCCTGACGCCATGGCCACGCCGTTCGACAGCGACCTCCGCTTCGACGCCGTCGACCTGATCGGCCGCACCGGCTCCCACCGCCACGTGGAGCGCACCGTCTCCGCCACCGCCCGCGAGGCCGGCGGCCCCCCCATGCAGGTGCCCGAGGGTGACCCGGTCGCCGTCGAGGCCGAGCTCGAGTCCGTGGTCGAGGGCATCTACGTGCACGGCACTGTCGAGGCGCACCTGGTGGGGGAGTGCTCGCGCTGCCTGGACCCGGTGGGGGACGACGTCTCCGCCCGGATCGACGAACTGTTCATGTACCCCGAGAAGGTCAGGGCCGACGAGCGCGAGGACACCGTGATGCTCGAGGGCGAGCAGGTGGACGTGGGCCCCCTGGCCCGCGACGCCCTCGCCCTGGAGGCCGACGACCGCCCCCTGTGCCGCCCCGACTGCCCGGGTCTGTGCCCCCAGTGCGGCTTCCGCATGGAGGACGACCCGGATCACGAGCACGACGTGATCGACACCCGCTGGGCCGCCCTGCAGGGCCTGCTCGCCGAGGGCGCCGATGAGGGCTCCGCCGACACTGCCTCGACCGAGGACCGCGACGGGCCGGCATCGGAGGGCGCTGCCGACCGGGACGGTGGCCAGGAGGCCCGCGACTGA